A region from the uncultured Draconibacterium sp. genome encodes:
- a CDS encoding ATP-dependent Clp protease ATP-binding subunit — protein sequence MDSQFSPRIKDIIGYSREEAIRLGNDYIGQEHLFLGILREGEGTATDILENLGIDLVEVKKLIENKVRTDKDINQKADLIMLKSTEKTLKLIYLEARSFKSATANSGHLLLAILKDNDSLVTQLLVEMGINYYMVKSQLQDYKQPEAKSDFPESEDDEPAEGFGKGPSGSQGAKKGAGAKSDTPVLDNFGIDITKLAEENSLDPIVGREKEIERLAQILSRRKKNNPILIGEPGVGKSAIAEGLALRIVSKKVSRILFDKRVVSLDIASIVAGTKYRGQFEERMKAILNELSKVNNVILFIDEIHTIVGAGGATGSLDAANMLKPALARGDIQCIGATTLDEYRQQIEKDGALERRFQKVMVDPTSIDETIEILHNIKERYEEHHNVTFTPEAIESCVKLTARYITDRYLPDKAIDALDEAGSRVHISNINVPDNIVKLEEKIEKTKEEKITAVKSQNFELAANYRDKEKNLLTLLEDAKEQWEKDLLNHRETVDEHKVAEVVAMMSGIPVQRIAQAEGKRLMNMGTDLKGKVVGQEEAIAKIVKAIQRNRAGLKDPNRPIGTFIFLGPTGVGKTQLAKVLTKYLFDNLDSLIRIDMSEYMEKFAVSRLVGAPPGYVGYEEGGQLTEKVRRKPYSVVLLDEIEKAHPDVFNILLQLMDEGRLTDSLGRNVDFRNTIVIMTSNIGSRQLKDFGRGVGFSTAKTPEEENEHAKYIIQKALKKAFAPEFLNRIDDVVMFNQLEKKHIHSIIDIEIEDLYKRVEALNYKLKISPAAKDFIAEKGYDPQFGARPLKRAIQKYLEDEMAEIIIKASITEGDTISVGFDKKNDKLQMRILSKKKALN from the coding sequence ATGGATTCACAATTTTCACCAAGAATAAAAGACATTATTGGGTACAGCCGGGAAGAGGCCATACGTTTAGGAAATGATTACATTGGCCAGGAACACCTCTTTTTAGGAATTTTAAGAGAAGGAGAAGGTACCGCTACAGACATTCTGGAGAACCTCGGAATTGACCTGGTAGAAGTTAAAAAACTGATCGAAAACAAAGTTCGCACGGATAAAGATATTAATCAGAAAGCAGATTTAATTATGCTTAAATCAACGGAGAAAACCTTGAAGCTGATTTATCTTGAAGCCCGTTCGTTTAAAAGTGCAACGGCGAATAGCGGACATTTACTGTTGGCCATTTTAAAAGATAATGATAGCCTTGTTACCCAATTACTGGTTGAAATGGGCATCAACTACTACATGGTTAAATCGCAACTGCAAGACTACAAACAACCAGAGGCAAAATCTGATTTTCCGGAGAGCGAAGATGATGAACCGGCAGAAGGTTTTGGGAAAGGACCATCGGGCAGTCAGGGAGCAAAAAAAGGAGCCGGTGCAAAATCAGATACACCTGTGCTCGATAATTTTGGAATTGATATTACCAAACTGGCAGAAGAGAATAGTCTTGATCCGATTGTAGGAAGAGAAAAAGAAATTGAACGCCTGGCTCAGATTCTAAGTAGAAGAAAAAAGAATAATCCAATCTTAATCGGCGAACCCGGTGTTGGAAAATCAGCAATAGCTGAAGGACTTGCATTGCGCATTGTAAGCAAGAAAGTATCGCGTATTCTTTTTGATAAACGTGTAGTAAGCCTCGACATTGCTTCAATCGTGGCAGGCACAAAATACCGCGGACAATTTGAAGAACGAATGAAAGCCATATTAAACGAGCTTTCAAAAGTTAATAATGTCATTCTCTTTATCGACGAAATTCATACTATTGTTGGAGCTGGTGGAGCTACAGGTTCGCTTGATGCCGCCAACATGTTAAAACCTGCCTTGGCCAGAGGCGATATTCAATGCATTGGTGCAACTACCCTGGATGAGTACCGTCAGCAGATAGAGAAAGACGGCGCTTTGGAACGTCGTTTTCAGAAAGTTATGGTTGACCCAACTTCTATTGACGAAACCATTGAAATTTTGCACAATATTAAGGAACGATATGAAGAACATCATAACGTAACTTTTACACCGGAAGCAATTGAAAGCTGTGTTAAACTAACTGCCCGGTATATTACCGACAGGTATTTACCAGACAAAGCTATCGATGCTCTTGATGAAGCTGGTTCCCGTGTTCATATTTCAAATATTAATGTTCCGGACAATATTGTAAAGCTGGAGGAGAAGATAGAAAAAACAAAGGAAGAGAAAATTACGGCAGTAAAAAGCCAAAATTTTGAATTGGCTGCAAACTACCGGGATAAGGAAAAAAATCTGCTCACCTTGCTGGAAGATGCAAAGGAACAATGGGAAAAAGATCTGCTAAACCATCGTGAAACTGTTGACGAACACAAAGTTGCCGAAGTTGTAGCAATGATGTCTGGCATTCCCGTTCAACGAATTGCCCAGGCAGAAGGCAAGCGTTTAATGAACATGGGTACCGACCTTAAAGGAAAAGTTGTTGGCCAGGAAGAAGCGATAGCAAAGATTGTTAAAGCCATACAGCGTAACCGGGCCGGACTAAAAGATCCGAACCGACCAATTGGAACTTTTATCTTTCTTGGACCAACGGGTGTTGGAAAAACCCAACTTGCCAAAGTGTTAACAAAATATTTGTTCGACAACCTCGATTCGTTGATTCGAATAGATATGAGCGAATACATGGAGAAATTTGCAGTGTCGCGTTTGGTTGGAGCGCCTCCGGGATATGTTGGCTACGAAGAAGGCGGGCAATTAACAGAAAAAGTAAGAAGAAAACCTTACTCGGTTGTATTATTGGATGAAATTGAAAAAGCACACCCCGATGTATTCAACATTTTACTGCAGTTAATGGACGAAGGACGGCTAACTGACAGTTTAGGCAGAAATGTTGATTTTAGAAATACCATTGTTATTATGACTTCTAACATTGGTTCGCGTCAGTTAAAAGACTTTGGCAGAGGAGTTGGTTTTTCTACGGCTAAAACACCCGAAGAAGAAAACGAACATGCCAAATATATTATTCAAAAAGCACTAAAAAAGGCTTTTGCACCAGAATTCTTAAACAGAATTGATGATGTGGTAATGTTTAACCAACTGGAAAAGAAACATATCCACAGTATTATTGATATTGAGATTGAAGATTTATACAAGCGCGTTGAAGCACTAAATTATAAATTAAAAATATCGCCGGCAGCAAAAGATTTTATTGCTGAAAAAGGATACGATCCTCAATTTGGTGCACGACCTCTTAAAAGAGCTATTCAGAAATACCTGGAAGACGAAATGGCCGAGATTATAATTAAAGCATCGATTACTGAAGGAGATACAATATCAGTAGGTTTTGATAAGAAAAACGACAAATTGCAAATGAGAATTTTGTCGAAGAAAAAGGCACTCAACTAA
- the gyrA gene encoding DNA gyrase subunit A: MTEGEKIIRINIEEQMKSAYIDYSMSVIVSRALPDVRDGFKPVHRRVLFGMHELGILSNRPYKKSARIVGEVLGKYHPHGDSSVYFTMVRMAQDWSLRYPMVDGQGNFGSVDGDSPAAMRYTEARMSKISEETLADLDKNTVDFQPNFDESLSEPTVLPTKIPQLLINGASGIAVGMATNMPPHNLSDTIDATIAYIDNNDIEMEELIEIIKAPDFPTGGIIYGYQGVKDAYETGKGRVVIRGKAHIENEGGREKIVVTEIPYMVNRAEMIQKTADLVNEKKIEGISNVNDESDREGMRVVYDLKRDAMSNVVLNKLYKYTQLQTSFSVNNIALVHGRPKILNLKDLIKHFVEHRHEVVTRRTQYELEQAEKRAHILEGLIIASDNIDEVIAIIRASSTPEEARNKLIERFELSDIQSRAIVEMRLRQLTGLEQDKLRKEYDEIMTQIEHLKAILESFEMRMDIVKEELQEIKDKYGDERRTEVVPNAEEFNPEDFYADEEMVITISHLGYIKRTPLAEFRTQGRGGVGSKGSTTRDEDFLEHIIIASMHNTLLLFTEKGKCFWLKVYEIPEGTRASKGRAIQNILNIESDDKVLAFIKVRTLADQEFINNNYIILATKKGIIKKTTLEAYSRPRQNGVNAITIKEGDQLLEARLTNGSSEVMLAVRSGKAIRFNESIVRAIGRTASGVRGITLGHENDEVIGMVCVMDENEDILVVAEKGYGKRSKIDDYRVTNRGGKGVKTMNVTEKTGELVAIKSVSDDNDLMIITQKGITIRLAVNTISVLGRATQGVRVINLREEDRIASVARIAVEEETAEDLTEGDAEDIDTEENNLEQE, from the coding sequence ATGACAGAAGGTGAAAAGATTATCAGAATAAACATTGAGGAGCAGATGAAATCTGCCTATATTGATTATTCAATGTCGGTAATTGTTTCGCGTGCACTACCTGATGTACGCGATGGATTTAAACCGGTACACCGCCGGGTTTTGTTTGGTATGCACGAATTAGGAATATTGTCTAATCGTCCATATAAGAAATCAGCCAGGATTGTTGGAGAGGTACTTGGTAAGTATCACCCCCATGGTGATTCATCAGTTTATTTTACGATGGTGCGTATGGCGCAGGATTGGTCGTTGCGTTATCCAATGGTCGACGGACAGGGAAACTTTGGGTCTGTTGATGGTGACAGTCCGGCAGCTATGCGTTACACCGAGGCAAGAATGTCGAAAATTTCGGAAGAAACACTCGCAGATCTAGATAAGAATACTGTTGATTTTCAGCCCAACTTCGATGAGTCTTTAAGTGAACCCACCGTATTACCAACAAAAATTCCGCAGTTGCTCATTAATGGTGCATCAGGAATTGCAGTAGGAATGGCTACAAATATGCCACCTCATAATTTAAGTGACACAATTGACGCTACCATCGCTTATATCGACAACAACGATATTGAAATGGAAGAGTTGATTGAAATCATTAAAGCTCCTGATTTTCCAACCGGAGGTATAATTTATGGTTATCAGGGAGTTAAAGATGCCTACGAGACAGGTAAAGGACGTGTTGTTATAAGAGGTAAAGCGCATATTGAGAATGAAGGCGGTCGTGAGAAGATTGTTGTGACCGAAATTCCATACATGGTTAACCGTGCAGAAATGATTCAAAAAACTGCCGATCTGGTTAACGAAAAAAAGATTGAGGGAATTTCAAACGTAAACGATGAGTCAGACCGCGAAGGAATGCGTGTAGTGTACGATTTAAAACGCGATGCCATGAGCAATGTAGTTTTAAATAAGTTGTACAAATATACCCAACTTCAAACCTCTTTTAGTGTAAATAACATTGCACTAGTACATGGTCGTCCGAAAATATTGAACCTAAAAGACCTGATCAAGCACTTTGTTGAGCACAGACACGAGGTGGTAACACGTCGAACTCAATACGAGTTGGAGCAAGCTGAAAAGCGTGCACACATACTGGAAGGTTTAATTATTGCGAGTGATAACATTGATGAAGTTATTGCAATTATTCGCGCGTCTTCTACTCCAGAAGAAGCGCGTAATAAACTGATTGAACGTTTCGAACTTAGTGATATTCAGTCACGTGCCATTGTAGAAATGCGCTTGCGTCAGTTAACCGGACTGGAACAAGACAAGCTGCGTAAAGAATACGATGAAATAATGACTCAGATTGAACACCTGAAAGCAATTCTTGAAAGCTTTGAAATGCGAATGGACATAGTTAAAGAGGAATTGCAGGAAATTAAGGATAAATATGGTGATGAGCGCAGAACAGAGGTAGTTCCTAATGCCGAAGAATTTAATCCTGAGGATTTTTATGCCGATGAAGAAATGGTAATCACAATTTCTCACCTTGGTTATATAAAACGTACCCCATTAGCAGAGTTCCGTACACAGGGAAGGGGAGGAGTAGGATCAAAAGGTAGTACCACCCGCGATGAAGACTTCCTCGAACACATTATTATTGCATCGATGCATAATACGTTGTTATTATTTACTGAAAAAGGTAAATGTTTCTGGTTAAAAGTGTACGAAATACCGGAAGGAACACGCGCATCAAAAGGCAGGGCAATTCAGAATATACTTAATATTGAATCTGATGATAAGGTGTTGGCTTTTATTAAAGTTCGAACATTGGCAGATCAGGAATTTATCAATAATAACTATATCATACTTGCCACCAAAAAAGGAATCATCAAAAAAACAACTCTTGAAGCTTATTCCCGTCCGCGACAAAATGGTGTTAATGCCATTACAATTAAAGAAGGTGACCAGTTACTTGAAGCTCGACTTACAAATGGTAGCAGCGAAGTCATGCTCGCTGTGCGCTCAGGAAAGGCTATTCGTTTCAACGAAAGTATTGTTCGTGCAATTGGAAGAACAGCTTCCGGAGTACGAGGAATTACTCTTGGCCACGAGAATGATGAAGTAATTGGTATGGTTTGTGTAATGGATGAGAATGAAGATATCCTGGTAGTTGCTGAAAAAGGATATGGAAAACGCTCTAAAATTGATGATTACCGTGTTACCAATCGGGGAGGAAAAGGTGTAAAAACAATGAATGTAACTGAAAAAACAGGAGAATTGGTTGCCATCAAGAGTGTTTCGGACGATAATGATCTAATGATCATTACTCAAAAAGGAATTACCATACGCCTGGCAGTTAATACCATTTCTGTTCTCGGAAGAGCAACTCAGGGAGTGCGTGTAATTAATTTGAGAGAAGAAGACAGAATTGCTTCAGTAGCCCGAATAGCAGTGGAAGAGGAAACTGCCGAGGATCTTACTGAAGGTGATGCTGAAGATATTGATACTGAAGAAAATAACTTAGAACAAGAATAA
- a CDS encoding DUF349 domain-containing protein — protein MEPKDLKNSEELKRTENSELENSDVQPSSEATENVESVISTTNNEGTEEQKEVSSVEEPTAAAEKAEKQEVTRESLVSEEKVEEEAPVQEESQVVNQEKEEEEPDARESTEATIEAATEKVEEQQESTSEEDKKETSKEEKKVEREQVDYSNFSQIELVNSLRELLEGDSEFDIREDVEAIKAVFYKNLNENLEEARKKFVEAGGAEEDFKAEEDPYEPDIKDLLKKYRYIRIEHNKKLEVEKEENLEKKYEVIEKIKGLINNEESINKTFNEFRDLQREWREIGLVPQSKMKDLWDTYHFHVENFYDYIKINRELRDLDLKKNLEAKIKLCERAEELLVEESSILKAFNTLQKYHEQWREIGPVPREQKDDIWERFKTATTKINKKHQEFFENRKVEQKKNLEAKTALCEKVEEIVQQEIGNHKEWDEKSKELIELQKVWRTIGFAPRKDNNKIYERFRTACDSFFNAKRAFYAKNKENQQNNLQLKTDLCVQAESLKDSTDWKKTTQDFINIQKKWKEIGPVPRKHSDVLWKRFRAACDYFFDKKSDHFSDADKEQIDNLKLKEDLIEEVKNFKPVEETDKNLDSLKAFQRRWSEIGHVPFKKKDDIKVAFRDAINKLFDDLKIDDEKRNLLKFRNKMSSFSESSRGQNKMRMERDKYMNKMKQLENDLILLDNNIGFFAKSKNAESLIEDVKKKIEITKQKIEHLKEKIRVIDEVDE, from the coding sequence ATGGAACCTAAAGATCTAAAAAACTCAGAAGAGTTAAAGCGTACGGAAAATTCTGAACTTGAAAATTCTGATGTTCAACCGAGCTCAGAAGCGACTGAAAATGTGGAAAGCGTAATAAGCACCACAAACAACGAAGGTACTGAAGAGCAAAAAGAAGTAAGTTCGGTAGAAGAACCTACTGCTGCTGCAGAAAAAGCAGAAAAACAAGAGGTAACACGGGAATCTCTTGTTAGTGAAGAAAAAGTGGAAGAAGAAGCTCCTGTTCAGGAAGAAAGTCAGGTTGTAAACCAAGAGAAGGAGGAAGAGGAACCGGATGCCAGGGAATCAACTGAGGCTACTATTGAGGCAGCTACCGAAAAAGTTGAAGAACAGCAAGAATCGACTTCTGAAGAAGATAAAAAAGAAACCAGCAAGGAGGAAAAGAAAGTAGAACGCGAACAGGTTGATTACTCAAATTTCTCTCAAATTGAGTTGGTAAACTCGCTGCGCGAACTTCTGGAAGGAGATAGCGAATTTGACATCAGAGAAGATGTTGAAGCCATTAAAGCAGTATTTTATAAAAACCTAAACGAAAACCTGGAAGAGGCTCGTAAAAAGTTTGTAGAAGCGGGTGGGGCTGAAGAAGATTTTAAAGCCGAGGAAGACCCTTACGAACCTGATATTAAAGATTTACTAAAAAAATACCGCTACATTCGTATTGAGCATAATAAAAAGTTAGAGGTAGAGAAAGAAGAAAATCTTGAAAAGAAATACGAAGTTATTGAAAAGATAAAAGGCCTGATCAATAACGAAGAGTCGATAAACAAAACCTTTAATGAATTCCGTGATCTTCAGCGTGAATGGCGTGAAATTGGCCTCGTTCCGCAATCAAAAATGAAAGACTTATGGGATACCTATCATTTTCATGTTGAGAACTTTTACGACTATATTAAAATTAACCGCGAATTACGCGACCTTGATTTAAAGAAAAACCTGGAAGCCAAAATAAAACTATGCGAACGGGCAGAGGAGCTTCTTGTTGAAGAATCGTCGATATTAAAAGCTTTTAACACCCTTCAAAAATACCATGAGCAGTGGCGCGAAATAGGCCCGGTGCCCAGAGAGCAAAAAGATGATATTTGGGAGCGTTTTAAAACTGCAACTACCAAAATAAATAAAAAACACCAGGAGTTTTTTGAAAACCGTAAAGTAGAACAAAAGAAAAATCTGGAAGCGAAAACAGCTTTATGCGAAAAAGTAGAAGAGATTGTTCAACAAGAAATCGGCAACCATAAAGAATGGGATGAAAAGTCGAAAGAACTAATTGAACTTCAAAAAGTTTGGCGCACAATTGGTTTTGCTCCCCGTAAGGACAATAACAAAATTTACGAACGTTTCCGTACAGCTTGCGATTCGTTTTTTAATGCAAAACGTGCTTTTTACGCTAAAAACAAAGAAAACCAGCAAAACAACCTGCAACTAAAAACAGATTTATGTGTACAGGCAGAATCGTTAAAAGACAGTACTGACTGGAAAAAAACCACTCAAGACTTTATTAATATACAGAAAAAATGGAAGGAAATTGGACCGGTTCCTCGTAAACATTCTGATGTATTATGGAAACGTTTTAGAGCAGCATGTGATTATTTCTTTGACAAAAAGTCGGATCATTTTTCGGATGCCGATAAAGAACAAATTGATAATCTGAAACTTAAAGAAGACCTTATCGAGGAAGTAAAGAACTTTAAACCTGTTGAGGAAACCGATAAGAACCTTGATTCATTAAAAGCCTTTCAGCGCAGATGGAGTGAAATAGGACATGTGCCATTTAAAAAGAAAGATGATATAAAGGTAGCTTTCAGAGATGCAATTAATAAATTATTTGATGATTTAAAGATTGATGATGAAAAACGTAATCTACTTAAATTCAGGAATAAGATGTCTTCTTTCTCTGAATCTTCGCGCGGACAGAACAAAATGAGAATGGAACGTGACAAGTATATGAATAAAATGAAACAACTTGAAAACGACCTAATCTTGCTGGATAATAATATTGGATTCTTTGCAAAATCGAAAAACGCAGAATCATTGATTGAAGATGTGAAAAAGAAAATTGAAATAACGAAGCAAAAAATTGAACATCTAAAAGAAAAGATTCGTGTAATTGATGAAGTGGATGAATAA
- a CDS encoding tetratricopeptide repeat protein produces the protein MKKTIILLVLVISASVVFAQKGKVTSAQNLKDTGKLDKALEAIEEAVDASNEKAEKSIPWPKTWEVRGEIYQAVFASQDAKIKALSNDPLSVALESYKKALELDEKDKFSKSVKIKLTLLTNDLTNQAVEAFNDNDYELALKSFEQILDIQEIPVVKEDNPNAVDTVILFNSGLAAFNAKNFEKAVQYYGEAAKHGYNGARTYALISESYIQMQDTVNALKAVQEGFEKYPEDNGVLTNMIDLYMKMGQNEEALKYLEMAIQQDPNNVTYYFAKGALYEKFGEEENAVEAYKKATEVDPTFFNSYYNLGALYYNKGVKQIEVANAVPANENEKYEAELKKADVWFEKSLPFMEKCRELNPDDEMTLESLKNLYYRMKNMDKYNEILEKLGQ, from the coding sequence ATGAAAAAAACTATTATTCTATTAGTCCTGGTAATTAGCGCTTCTGTGGTATTTGCACAGAAAGGAAAAGTTACCAGTGCTCAGAATTTGAAAGACACCGGAAAGTTGGATAAGGCTTTAGAAGCCATTGAAGAAGCCGTAGATGCTTCAAATGAGAAAGCTGAAAAATCAATTCCTTGGCCAAAAACATGGGAAGTAAGAGGAGAGATCTATCAGGCAGTTTTTGCGAGTCAGGATGCTAAAATTAAAGCATTAAGCAACGATCCGCTATCTGTGGCTTTAGAATCATACAAAAAAGCATTGGAACTTGACGAAAAAGACAAATTCAGCAAAAGTGTAAAAATAAAATTAACACTGTTAACCAACGATTTAACCAATCAGGCTGTTGAAGCTTTTAATGACAATGATTATGAACTGGCATTAAAATCATTTGAGCAGATATTGGATATTCAGGAAATTCCTGTTGTAAAAGAAGATAATCCGAATGCTGTTGACACTGTGATTTTGTTTAACTCAGGACTAGCGGCTTTTAATGCAAAAAATTTCGAAAAAGCTGTACAGTATTATGGTGAAGCTGCAAAACACGGATATAACGGAGCCAGAACGTATGCCTTGATTTCTGAATCATACATACAAATGCAGGATACAGTAAATGCTTTAAAGGCGGTTCAGGAAGGTTTTGAGAAATACCCTGAAGACAATGGTGTTTTGACAAACATGATTGATCTTTACATGAAAATGGGACAAAATGAAGAAGCATTGAAATATTTGGAAATGGCGATTCAACAGGATCCGAACAATGTTACTTATTATTTTGCTAAAGGCGCCTTGTACGAAAAATTTGGTGAAGAAGAGAACGCTGTAGAAGCGTACAAAAAAGCAACTGAGGTTGATCCAACTTTCTTTAATTCATACTATAACTTAGGTGCACTTTATTACAACAAAGGTGTAAAACAGATTGAAGTTGCAAATGCAGTGCCAGCTAACGAAAATGAAAAATACGAAGCTGAATTAAAGAAAGCAGACGTATGGTTTGAAAAGTCGTTGCCATTTATGGAAAAATGTCGTGAACTAAATCCTGATGACGAGATGACTCTTGAATCATTGAAGAATTTGTATTACCGAATGAAAAACATGGATAAGTACAATGAAATTCTTGAAAAGTTAGGACAATAA
- a CDS encoding aminopeptidase P family protein, with product MFDKNTFVNRRKQLKNKGLKGIALLLGNAETPMNYKDNTYHYRQDSSFLYFFGLDFPGLAGVIDFDSGEDHIFGNDVDIEDIIWMGPQVSLKENGAEVGISNTAPFAKLFDLVQQAQDEGRTIHFLPPYRGENKILLEKLTGISSLAIQSKASLELIKAVISIREIKEDQEVNEIEKACATGYAMHVAAMRMAQPGTWEQKIAGTIEGISLAGGGMTSFPIILSQNGETLHNHDHSQLLQEGKLMLCDAGAESLLHYASDFTRTTPVGGKFTTKQREIYEIVLAANNKATELTKPGVTYLSVHLAAAEVIAAGLIDLGLMKGDVKEAVAAGAHAMFFPHGLGHMMGLDVHDMEDLGQIYVGYDDEIQPVDQFGTAYLRLGKRLKPGFVVTNEPGCYFIPALIDKWKAEGINRDFINFEKVNEYRDFGGIRLEDDILVTETGAEIIGERVPITPDEVEKIVQKG from the coding sequence TTCGTAAACCGTAGAAAACAGCTTAAAAATAAGGGTTTAAAAGGTATTGCCTTGTTATTGGGAAACGCTGAGACCCCCATGAATTATAAGGATAATACCTATCATTACCGTCAGGACAGTTCTTTCCTATACTTTTTTGGTCTTGATTTTCCAGGCTTGGCAGGAGTAATTGATTTTGATAGTGGTGAAGACCATATTTTTGGCAATGATGTGGATATAGAAGATATTATTTGGATGGGGCCACAGGTTTCGTTAAAAGAAAACGGAGCCGAGGTAGGCATTAGTAACACCGCGCCCTTTGCCAAGCTTTTTGATCTTGTTCAGCAGGCGCAAGACGAAGGCAGAACAATTCATTTTCTTCCTCCTTATCGTGGCGAAAATAAAATATTGCTAGAAAAACTCACCGGCATATCTTCGCTGGCAATACAAAGTAAGGCCTCGCTCGAGCTTATAAAAGCCGTAATTTCTATTCGGGAAATAAAAGAAGACCAGGAAGTAAACGAAATAGAAAAAGCTTGTGCAACAGGCTATGCTATGCATGTTGCCGCAATGAGGATGGCACAGCCGGGTACCTGGGAGCAAAAAATTGCGGGTACCATTGAAGGTATTTCATTGGCTGGTGGGGGAATGACCTCTTTCCCGATAATCCTATCACAAAATGGAGAAACTTTGCACAATCACGATCATTCGCAACTGCTCCAAGAGGGAAAACTGATGTTGTGCGATGCCGGCGCCGAATCGTTGCTTCATTATGCTTCTGATTTTACGCGTACGACTCCGGTTGGTGGAAAATTCACTACAAAACAACGCGAAATATACGAGATTGTACTTGCGGCCAACAACAAAGCAACAGAACTTACCAAACCTGGTGTAACATATTTATCGGTTCATTTGGCCGCAGCAGAGGTGATTGCTGCAGGTTTAATAGACCTTGGACTGATGAAAGGAGACGTTAAAGAGGCAGTAGCAGCCGGGGCACACGCCATGTTTTTCCCACATGGTTTGGGACACATGATGGGATTGGATGTACACGACATGGAAGATCTTGGGCAAATTTACGTGGGGTACGATGATGAAATTCAACCAGTTGATCAGTTCGGAACTGCCTACCTTCGCTTAGGAAAAAGGCTTAAACCAGGCTTTGTTGTAACCAATGAACCGGGTTGTTATTTTATTCCGGCATTAATTGATAAATGGAAAGCAGAGGGAATAAACAGAGATTTTATAAACTTTGAAAAAGTTAATGAATACCGGGATTTTGGAGGAATCCGCTTGGAAGATGATATTTTGGTAACAGAAACAGGTGCCGAGATTATTGGTGAACGGGTGCCGATTACCCCGGATGAAGTTGAAAAAATAGTACAGAAAGGATAA